In Pedobacter sp. W3I1, one DNA window encodes the following:
- a CDS encoding glycoside hydrolase family 105 protein — MCRKLIALFVLLIPFQFLFAQNNPLKDFPEGFGPKEVGKRLAYRFLDKKHMLHAGKWISYPETFNWTGALKYAKLTKDKALLSRLEERFEKLTAQEKQLLPIMNHVDLNMFGSLPLELYQITKDKKYFDLGMPYADTQWAVPQKASLQQNEWADKGFSWQTRLWIDDMYMITIVQAQAYKVTGDKKYIDRAAKEMVLYLDELQRPNGLFYHAPDVPFYWGRGNGWMAAGMTELLRLLPKDNKDRPRILKGYVTMMKSLKDYQRPGGMWNQLIDEPDCWAETSGSAMFTYALISGVKHGWLDKQEYAPVARKAWLALVPYINEKGDVAEVCVGTNKKNDKQYYYDRPRNVGDSHGQSPYLWCVFALLEK, encoded by the coding sequence ATGTGTAGAAAATTAATTGCCTTATTTGTACTCTTAATTCCATTCCAGTTCCTGTTTGCCCAGAACAATCCGCTAAAAGATTTTCCTGAAGGATTTGGCCCAAAAGAAGTAGGGAAACGTTTAGCTTACCGCTTTCTCGATAAAAAACACATGCTCCACGCCGGGAAATGGATCAGCTATCCGGAAACTTTCAATTGGACCGGAGCACTTAAATATGCTAAATTAACAAAAGATAAAGCGCTCTTGTCGCGTCTGGAAGAGCGGTTTGAGAAATTAACCGCTCAGGAAAAGCAGCTATTGCCCATTATGAACCATGTTGATTTGAATATGTTCGGCAGCCTGCCTTTGGAATTGTACCAGATTACCAAGGATAAAAAGTATTTTGACTTAGGCATGCCTTATGCAGATACCCAATGGGCGGTTCCGCAAAAAGCAAGTTTGCAGCAAAACGAATGGGCTGATAAAGGTTTTTCATGGCAAACCCGTTTGTGGATTGACGACATGTACATGATTACCATTGTTCAGGCCCAGGCTTACAAAGTCACAGGTGATAAAAAATATATCGATCGCGCCGCTAAAGAAATGGTACTTTATCTGGATGAATTACAGCGGCCTAATGGTCTTTTCTACCATGCACCTGATGTACCTTTTTACTGGGGGCGCGGTAATGGCTGGATGGCTGCAGGCATGACGGAACTGTTGCGGTTGTTACCTAAAGATAATAAAGACCGCCCGCGCATACTTAAAGGTTATGTAACAATGATGAAAAGCTTGAAAGATTACCAAAGACCAGGCGGAATGTGGAACCAGCTGATTGACGAGCCAGACTGTTGGGCCGAAACGTCAGGATCGGCGATGTTTACCTATGCGTTAATTAGTGGAGTAAAACATGGCTGGTTAGATAAACAGGAATATGCTCCGGTGGCGAGGAAAGCCTGGCTGGCACTGGTGCCCTACATCAACGAAAAAGGAGATGTTGCAGAAGTCTGCGTAGGTACAAATAAAAAAAATGATAAACAGTATTATTACGACCGTCCACGGAATGTTGGCGACTCGCACGGGCAATCTCCATACCTATGGTGCGTTTTTGCATTGCTGGAAAAGTAA
- a CDS encoding SRPBCC family protein — MSNNTVSLHRVLKASPEKIYRAFTEPLAIASWLPPYGFLCTVHEMTVELGGSFKMSFQNFSTSNGHSFGGKYLEVTPNEFLKYTDQFDDPNLPGEMITSVWLKKTLVGTEIKISQEGIPSAIPVEMCYLGWQESLEKLAKLVEPEIPDA; from the coding sequence ATGTCGAACAACACCGTTTCATTGCACAGAGTTTTAAAAGCATCGCCAGAAAAAATATACCGCGCATTCACGGAGCCCCTGGCAATTGCTTCATGGTTACCTCCATATGGTTTTCTTTGTACTGTTCACGAAATGACAGTAGAGTTGGGAGGTTCTTTTAAAATGTCCTTTCAAAATTTTTCTACCTCCAATGGTCATTCATTCGGTGGAAAATATCTTGAAGTTACACCAAACGAGTTTCTAAAGTATACCGATCAGTTTGATGATCCAAACCTACCTGGTGAGATGATTACCTCAGTTTGGCTGAAAAAAACCTTGGTGGGCACTGAAATTAAAATTTCACAGGAAGGAATTCCCTCAGCTATACCTGTAGAGATGTGTTACCTGGGTTGGCAGGAATCGCTTGAAAAGTTAGCTAAGCTGGTAGAACCGGAAATACCCGATGCTTAA
- a CDS encoding VOC family protein, with translation MKTKIWANLGVKNVEKSRAFYTKLGFEKNAGRESDELASFLFGEDNFVIHFFKEDSLKKGMKGELADLSKGNEVIFTLSAETTEEVDEWAVKVKDAGGSVFSPPEEFQGMYGCAFADPDGHKFNILKWK, from the coding sequence ATGAAAACAAAAATTTGGGCCAATTTAGGCGTTAAAAATGTTGAGAAAAGCAGAGCTTTTTACACCAAACTCGGTTTTGAAAAAAATGCAGGACGCGAGAGCGATGAATTGGCCAGCTTTTTATTTGGAGAGGATAATTTTGTGATACACTTTTTCAAGGAAGATAGTTTAAAAAAGGGCATGAAAGGCGAACTGGCCGATTTGAGCAAGGGCAACGAAGTAATTTTTACCCTTTCGGCCGAAACAACGGAAGAGGTAGATGAGTGGGCTGTAAAAGTAAAAGATGCCGGCGGTTCGGTATTCTCGCCACCAGAGGAATTTCAGGGCATGTATGGTTGCGCCTTTGCCGACCCAGACGGGCATAAGTTTAATATCTTAAAATGGAAGTAA
- a CDS encoding dihydrofolate reductase family protein, giving the protein MGKLNVFNFISLDGYYKDASNGINWHQHGQEEGEFSAKNLEYGSILLFGRITYEMMASWWPSQNAIDAMPEVARGMNQAEKIVCTNTLQYTNWQNTRIMNGDIVAQIAELKKTSPKDIAILGSGNLSTQLAEAGLINTYQIMIDPVGIGKGTPIFNGMQRQLNLKLTDTRSFKSGTVLLSYEAL; this is encoded by the coding sequence ATGGGCAAATTAAATGTATTCAATTTTATCAGTCTGGATGGCTATTATAAAGATGCCAGCAATGGTATCAACTGGCATCAACACGGCCAGGAAGAGGGCGAGTTCAGTGCAAAAAATCTGGAGTACGGTAGCATCTTGCTCTTCGGCAGGATAACTTATGAAATGATGGCATCGTGGTGGCCATCGCAAAATGCTATTGATGCGATGCCAGAGGTAGCCAGGGGCATGAACCAGGCAGAAAAGATTGTATGTACCAATACGCTGCAATACACCAATTGGCAAAATACACGGATAATGAATGGAGATATAGTGGCTCAAATAGCTGAGCTGAAGAAAACATCGCCAAAAGATATTGCCATTTTAGGCAGCGGCAATCTGAGTACTCAACTGGCTGAAGCAGGTTTGATTAACACCTATCAAATCATGATAGATCCGGTAGGCATTGGCAAGGGCACCCCTATCTTTAACGGCATGCAAAGACAATTGAATTTGAAATTAACTGATACCCGCAGCTTTAAAAGCGGTACCGTATTATTAAGTTACGAGGCGTTATAA
- a CDS encoding GlxA family transcriptional regulator, whose amino-acid sequence MSNLVTIKNNYLRMLNVCLYIFDEAVPSSVTGVVDLLNGANRYMERVGKKPVFALSLVAEKDHEIPFHFNNANIQQLNYEDVQEADLIIIPSFSVGNDGVLGRNQAAIKWIKEMYATRTEVASLCVGSYFLAEAGLLDGKEVTSHWAVAADMQKRYPKIRMKSDLVTTDQDGVYTSGGAFSSLKLILYLIEKFCGREAALWISKMFAIEMDRTSQAHFKVFTGQHQHEDKDILKAQQYIEENYQKDIAMDEVSSLVNMGKRNFIRRFKAATNNTPLEYLQRVRIESAKKAIEMNHKELPFIMEDTGYNDLKAFRKIFKRITGLSPMEYKRKYARA is encoded by the coding sequence ATGTCTAATTTAGTTACCATTAAAAATAACTATTTAAGAATGTTAAATGTTTGCCTTTATATTTTCGATGAAGCTGTGCCTTCTTCGGTTACTGGTGTAGTAGATTTATTGAATGGTGCCAACCGTTATATGGAGCGTGTCGGTAAAAAACCAGTATTTGCACTAAGTTTGGTTGCAGAGAAAGACCACGAAATTCCCTTTCACTTTAACAACGCTAATATCCAGCAGTTAAATTATGAGGATGTACAAGAAGCTGACCTGATTATTATCCCCTCATTCAGTGTAGGTAACGATGGCGTGTTAGGCAGAAACCAAGCTGCCATTAAGTGGATCAAAGAAATGTACGCCACCCGAACCGAAGTAGCCAGTTTGTGTGTAGGCAGTTACTTTTTGGCCGAAGCGGGTTTGCTTGATGGTAAGGAAGTGACCTCACACTGGGCGGTAGCCGCCGATATGCAGAAACGTTACCCCAAAATCAGGATGAAAAGCGATTTAGTAACGACCGATCAGGATGGTGTTTATACCAGCGGTGGAGCATTTTCTTCCCTTAAATTAATCCTCTACCTGATCGAGAAATTTTGTGGCCGCGAAGCTGCTTTATGGATCAGCAAGATGTTTGCCATTGAAATGGACAGAACCAGCCAGGCGCATTTTAAGGTATTTACAGGACAACATCAGCATGAAGATAAAGACATTTTGAAGGCCCAGCAATACATTGAAGAAAACTACCAGAAAGATATCGCAATGGATGAGGTATCCAGTCTGGTGAATATGGGAAAACGTAATTTTATCCGTAGGTTTAAGGCTGCCACCAATAATACACCTTTAGAGTATCTGCAAAGGGTAAGGATAGAATCAGCCAAAAAAGCCATCGAAATGAACCACAAAGAGCTGCCATTTATTATGGAGGATACGGGCTATAACGATTTGAAAGCATTCAGAAAAATCTTTAAACGCATTACGGGCTTATCGCCTATGGAGTACAAACGAAAATATGCGAGGGCTTAA
- a CDS encoding solute:sodium symporter family transporter: MNTTAFVAFIVVTFLVALISWFKTRKHKITTSAGLFLANRTLSFTAVGSALFFTNISAAEFVGSSESVYINNMTVMAWGISSVFAMLLVSEFVIPVYLKGAMSTTPDFLESRYDPQTKKLVSFLFLISYLVNLLPIVLYSGAVALNGLFHFSDIWNISYGSSIWILVWCIGLVGSLYSILGGLKAIVISDLVLGACMFTGALLLAYFGVRHVGNGDLQQGIHTILTSKTEHFNSIGKAGDAIPFSTIFTGMILMNLFYWGTEQVIVQQALASSDLKTSQKGIALACAGKLLGPLLFMLPGIIAVHLYSNMQNTTEVFSRVVSDVSPPVLSGFIAAVIFGAAITSFSPGLNSASTLFILNIYKPAKEKKGIVVTEANMLKSSKRFEMFASLLAMFIAPLFIFSNDSFYTFMQKINAAFSIPIFTIMFVGFATKKVPPIAAKIGLGFCFVAYILTQMVFDTGIHFLHVLAILFVVTTAIMLIIGKLYPMKAAYVAQNKQVVDLKPWKNRYWVNGLLLLIMVLLFLLFSPAYLAN; this comes from the coding sequence ATGAACACTACAGCCTTTGTTGCTTTTATTGTGGTAACCTTTCTGGTAGCGCTGATTTCGTGGTTCAAAACCCGAAAGCATAAAATTACGACCTCCGCCGGGCTTTTTCTTGCCAATCGTACCTTAAGCTTTACCGCCGTAGGAAGTGCTTTATTTTTCACCAACATCAGCGCAGCCGAATTTGTAGGCAGCAGCGAATCGGTATACATCAACAACATGACGGTAATGGCCTGGGGCATCAGTTCTGTATTTGCCATGTTATTGGTTTCTGAATTTGTAATCCCGGTTTATTTAAAGGGCGCCATGTCTACAACCCCCGATTTTCTGGAAAGTCGGTACGATCCGCAAACCAAAAAACTGGTCTCCTTTCTTTTTTTGATCAGCTATCTCGTTAATTTGTTGCCTATTGTATTGTACAGCGGTGCAGTGGCACTAAATGGCTTGTTTCATTTTTCCGATATCTGGAACATCAGTTATGGCAGCAGCATCTGGATTTTGGTTTGGTGCATTGGGCTTGTTGGCAGTTTATATTCTATTTTGGGCGGCTTAAAAGCCATCGTTATTTCAGATCTGGTATTAGGTGCCTGTATGTTTACCGGCGCATTATTACTTGCCTATTTTGGGGTGAGGCATGTTGGAAACGGAGATCTGCAACAGGGTATACACACCATTCTTACCTCAAAAACCGAACACTTTAATTCAATAGGAAAAGCAGGCGATGCCATTCCTTTTTCGACCATTTTTACAGGTATGATTTTGATGAACCTCTTTTATTGGGGCACTGAACAGGTAATTGTGCAACAGGCATTGGCTTCATCTGACCTTAAAACCAGCCAGAAGGGAATTGCTCTGGCCTGTGCGGGTAAACTCCTTGGTCCCTTATTATTTATGCTGCCGGGGATTATTGCTGTACACCTGTACAGCAATATGCAGAATACCACTGAAGTTTTTTCTAGGGTGGTAAGCGATGTTTCGCCTCCTGTACTCAGCGGTTTTATCGCTGCAGTTATTTTTGGCGCGGCCATTACCTCATTTTCGCCAGGATTAAACAGCGCAAGTACCTTGTTTATCCTTAATATTTATAAACCAGCCAAAGAAAAGAAAGGCATAGTGGTTACCGAAGCCAATATGTTAAAAAGCTCGAAAAGATTTGAAATGTTTGCCTCGCTACTGGCCATGTTCATTGCACCATTATTTATATTCTCTAATGACAGCTTTTATACCTTTATGCAAAAGATAAATGCCGCATTCAGTATTCCCATCTTTACCATTATGTTTGTTGGGTTTGCAACCAAAAAAGTTCCGCCAATTGCCGCAAAAATAGGCCTGGGATTTTGCTTTGTAGCCTATATCCTTACACAAATGGTTTTTGATACCGGTATCCACTTCCTGCATGTACTGGCTATTCTTTTCGTTGTTACCACCGCCATTATGCTCATTATTGGAAAACTATATCCCATGAAAGCGGCCTATGTAGCACAGAATAAACAGGTTGTTGATTTAAAGCCCTGGAAAAACCGTTATTGGGTAAATGGACTCTTGTTACTGATTATGGTTTTATTATTTTTATTGTTCTCCCCTGCATATCTCGCTAATTGA
- a CDS encoding porin family protein, translated as MNKFYLLVAVMFITAGAAKAQDSDLVFGIKAGVNYGTLPTSFKAITDKKGKVGYNFGVFARVGKSLYFQPELNYVSFKSSYVYASNTYTPKFNQINLPLMVGYKLIDTESLNFRVSAGPDINYTLNEAKGPVGFDYKKLNFGGVLNAGVDIGNISIDARYSRGITKINKGLGEKSGLFNLSVGFKLF; from the coding sequence ATGAACAAGTTTTATTTATTAGTTGCTGTTATGTTTATTACAGCAGGAGCGGCAAAAGCACAAGATTCTGACCTGGTATTTGGTATAAAAGCTGGTGTAAACTATGGAACATTGCCAACAAGTTTTAAGGCCATAACAGATAAAAAAGGAAAGGTAGGTTATAATTTTGGCGTATTCGCCCGTGTTGGTAAATCGCTATATTTTCAACCAGAATTGAACTATGTTAGCTTTAAGAGTTCGTATGTTTATGCATCTAACACCTATACACCTAAATTTAACCAAATTAATTTGCCTCTTATGGTAGGCTACAAGTTGATCGACACGGAATCTTTAAATTTTAGGGTGTCTGCAGGTCCTGATATTAATTATACCCTTAACGAAGCAAAGGGACCAGTTGGCTTTGATTATAAAAAACTTAATTTCGGTGGGGTGCTTAATGCTGGTGTAGATATTGGTAATATTAGTATTGATGCCAGATACAGCAGGGGCATTACAAAAATTAATAAAGGACTAGGTGAAAAAAGTGGTTTATTTAATCTCTCTGTTGGATTTAAATTGTTTTAA
- a CDS encoding sugar phosphate isomerase/epimerase, whose translation MKYNRRDFIGGSMALTSALFLTPMETFSTPSSGSEKWTNGFALKIMAPYWGFNGSVTDFCKKAKDSGYDGIEILWSSEIAEELFKALKKYQLEVGFLCRGDEALPVPHFATFKKVLKEAIEHRYQKPLYINAHSGKDFFQYQDNKKFIDFTVQYAKETGVPIYHETHRSRMLYSAPASLPYLQENPDLRLTLDISHWCNVSESLLEDQPETVALAISRTDHVHSRVGHAEGPQVSDPRAPEWKQAVEAHFAWWDKVVAIKKQQGKILTMLTEFGPPSYLPTIPFTNLPVADQWEINVYMMQVWRKRYL comes from the coding sequence ATGAAATATAACCGACGCGATTTTATTGGTGGTAGCATGGCACTCACATCTGCTTTATTTTTAACGCCAATGGAAACATTTAGTACACCTTCTTCCGGATCTGAAAAATGGACGAATGGTTTCGCACTAAAAATTATGGCGCCATATTGGGGCTTTAATGGCTCGGTAACCGATTTTTGCAAAAAGGCAAAAGATTCAGGTTATGATGGAATAGAAATCCTCTGGTCCTCAGAAATTGCTGAAGAATTATTTAAAGCGTTAAAAAAATATCAATTAGAAGTTGGTTTTCTTTGCCGTGGTGACGAAGCTCTTCCTGTACCGCATTTTGCAACTTTTAAAAAAGTACTTAAAGAAGCTATTGAACACCGGTATCAAAAACCCTTGTATATAAATGCTCACTCCGGAAAGGATTTTTTTCAATACCAGGATAACAAAAAATTCATTGATTTTACGGTTCAGTATGCTAAAGAAACGGGAGTTCCAATTTATCATGAAACCCATCGGTCGCGTATGCTTTATTCGGCTCCGGCATCATTACCATATTTACAGGAAAACCCTGATTTAAGGCTAACCCTCGATATTTCTCATTGGTGTAATGTGAGCGAAAGTTTACTCGAAGATCAACCAGAAACTGTGGCCCTTGCTATTTCACGTACCGATCACGTTCACTCGAGGGTTGGCCATGCTGAAGGGCCGCAAGTAAGCGATCCAAGAGCTCCGGAATGGAAGCAAGCAGTGGAAGCTCATTTTGCCTGGTGGGATAAAGTGGTTGCCATAAAAAAACAACAGGGTAAAATCCTTACCATGTTAACTGAATTTGGACCGCCCAGTTATCTGCCAACCATTCCGTTTACCAACCTGCCAGTGGCCGATCAATGGGAAATAAATGTATATATGATGCAGGTATGGAGAAAAAGATATTTGTAA
- a CDS encoding ROK family protein: MEQSYAIGIDVGGSSLKCGVVNQNGEILYSIIVSLKNAKTQGAIIAVIVEAIHTCAKKFKNPILGVGIGFPGIIYNNKIIAGADNLPGFKQLALGEILQEVTRYNIVMDNDANLMGLGEVTYGAAKDCSDVVFLTVGTGIGGAVMIDNKLYGGFRNRGTELGHIVVQHNGVACACGGRGCLEAYASVSALLNHYQSIHPNPPEEIDGKYMVEKYLAREEYAVEAMESHFDYLATGIISFINIFSPQKIVIGGGISESGAFYVREIERRIKTLAVPIAPGNELVVAARLGNKAGLLGCAANVFQKFKAFDYAEK; encoded by the coding sequence ATGGAACAATCATATGCTATCGGAATTGATGTTGGTGGATCTTCACTCAAATGTGGAGTGGTAAACCAAAATGGCGAAATTTTATATTCCATTATTGTATCGCTAAAAAATGCTAAAACACAGGGGGCAATTATTGCGGTTATTGTAGAGGCGATCCATACCTGTGCTAAAAAATTTAAAAACCCTATTCTTGGGGTAGGTATTGGTTTTCCGGGGATTATTTACAACAACAAAATTATTGCTGGTGCCGATAATTTACCTGGGTTTAAACAATTGGCTTTAGGCGAAATCCTGCAAGAAGTAACACGTTATAATATTGTAATGGATAATGATGCCAATTTAATGGGGCTTGGAGAGGTAACATATGGGGCAGCCAAAGATTGTAGTGATGTGGTTTTTCTTACAGTGGGCACGGGAATAGGCGGCGCAGTGATGATTGATAACAAACTTTACGGAGGATTTAGAAATAGAGGTACGGAGTTAGGACATATCGTTGTACAGCACAACGGGGTTGCCTGTGCCTGCGGAGGTCGCGGTTGTTTAGAAGCCTATGCCTCAGTATCGGCACTGCTTAACCATTATCAGTCTATTCACCCTAATCCACCAGAAGAGATTGATGGCAAATATATGGTAGAAAAATACCTGGCCAGGGAAGAATATGCCGTTGAAGCTATGGAATCGCATTTCGATTATCTGGCTACTGGCATTATTAGTTTTATAAATATATTTAGTCCACAAAAGATTGTAATCGGTGGAGGCATAAGCGAGTCTGGCGCTTTCTATGTTCGGGAGATAGAAAGAAGGATAAAAACTTTAGCCGTACCTATTGCACCCGGTAATGAGTTGGTGGTTGCTGCCAGGTTGGGCAACAAGGCAGGTTTGCTTGGCTGTGCAGCAAATGTTTTTCAAAAATTTAAGGCATTTGATTATGCTGAGAAATAA
- a CDS encoding alpha-galactosidase — MKRKNTLLFLLSMATGLNSFAQKTIEIATKNNVLILETDRDNTLLSTYLGKKLDNANEYPGIQALDKYKPGSDDLLNKREAYIASGSLNLLEPALTVTHADGNKSTVLTFSDVKTEQLDQNRKLTSVILKDLKYNFQVTLKYLAYFNENVIEQWAEIEHREKGTVVLNKYASANLTLSGKKFFLKNQYSGATREMRSEEQQLLHGIKTIDSKLGTRTNLLHSSSFMVSIDQPATEDMGDVIAGSLAWTGNFKLDFETFDEYYLRITAGINNFSSNYTLKAGENFVTPRFIYTYSSEGKGLASRNLHDWARNYQILDGKGERSTILNNWETTYFDFNDEKLNELTKDTKKLGVDVFLLDDGWFGNKYPRNGSTSGLGDWQYNKQKLKNGISSLGKEATANGVKFGIWIEPEMVNPKSELYENHPDWIIRQPERKEYYMRNQLVLDLTNPKVQDFIYKTVDDIFKEVPEVAFIKWDCNSLIYNANSPTLKNQDHFYLEYIRGLNSVLDRIRKKYPKTPMMLCAGGGSRVDYAALQYFTEFWPSDNTNPYDRIFIQWEYSYYFPSIAVDNHITDMGKQPLKFKTDVAMMGKLGYDVRVNELSKNDLLFSQNAVKTYNSLKDIIWHGQQYRLQDPYENKIASITYVNDAKDQAIVFNYYVATLFTNGVILPIKLKGLDPAKKYKIEEINLYPGTKSPIDSTKIYSGDFLMKVGFNPEASANRTSVVLKVQAI; from the coding sequence ATGAAAAGAAAGAACACACTTTTGTTTTTACTCTCAATGGCAACAGGCCTAAACAGCTTTGCGCAGAAAACCATAGAAATTGCTACAAAAAACAATGTACTGATCCTGGAAACAGATCGTGATAACACCCTATTATCAACATATCTTGGCAAAAAATTAGATAATGCGAACGAATACCCAGGCATACAGGCATTAGATAAATACAAGCCTGGCTCAGATGATCTTTTAAATAAACGGGAAGCTTATATTGCCTCAGGCTCACTTAATTTATTAGAACCCGCATTAACCGTAACGCATGCTGATGGAAACAAATCTACGGTATTGACATTTTCGGATGTGAAAACCGAACAGCTGGATCAGAACAGAAAATTAACCAGTGTTATTCTTAAAGATTTAAAATACAATTTTCAGGTTACCTTAAAATACCTGGCCTATTTTAATGAAAACGTAATTGAGCAATGGGCAGAAATTGAACATCGAGAGAAAGGCACCGTAGTGCTAAACAAGTATGCTTCTGCAAATCTTACCCTGAGTGGAAAAAAATTCTTCCTTAAAAACCAATATAGTGGTGCTACCCGCGAAATGCGTTCGGAAGAGCAGCAATTGCTGCATGGTATAAAGACCATCGATTCGAAATTAGGAACCAGGACAAACCTGCTTCATTCTTCTTCGTTTATGGTTTCGATAGATCAGCCTGCTACTGAGGATATGGGTGATGTAATTGCGGGATCGTTAGCCTGGACAGGAAACTTTAAGTTAGATTTTGAAACTTTTGATGAATATTACCTCAGGATAACTGCCGGGATTAATAATTTCTCGTCGAACTATACTTTAAAGGCTGGTGAAAATTTCGTTACTCCCCGCTTTATTTATACTTATTCATCCGAAGGAAAAGGTTTAGCCAGCAGAAATTTGCATGATTGGGCCAGAAACTATCAGATATTAGATGGAAAAGGTGAAAGATCTACCATATTAAATAACTGGGAAACTACTTATTTCGATTTTAATGATGAAAAATTAAACGAGTTAACAAAGGATACCAAAAAATTAGGGGTTGATGTTTTTTTATTGGATGATGGCTGGTTTGGAAATAAATACCCCCGCAATGGATCTACTTCTGGTTTGGGCGATTGGCAGTATAACAAGCAAAAACTAAAAAATGGAATCAGCTCATTGGGTAAAGAGGCTACAGCAAATGGTGTAAAATTTGGCATCTGGATAGAACCAGAAATGGTGAATCCTAAAAGCGAGTTATACGAAAACCATCCCGATTGGATTATCAGACAGCCGGAAAGAAAAGAATATTACATGCGTAACCAGTTGGTGTTAGATTTAACCAACCCAAAGGTTCAGGATTTTATTTACAAAACTGTTGATGATATTTTTAAGGAAGTACCGGAAGTTGCTTTTATTAAATGGGATTGTAACTCTTTGATATACAATGCAAACTCTCCTACTTTAAAAAACCAGGATCATTTTTATCTTGAATATATCAGGGGATTAAATAGCGTTTTGGATAGGATTAGAAAAAAATATCCTAAAACGCCAATGATGCTGTGTGCCGGAGGAGGCTCGAGAGTAGATTATGCTGCACTACAATATTTTACTGAGTTTTGGCCTAGCGATAATACCAATCCATACGACCGCATCTTTATACAATGGGAATATTCATATTATTTCCCTTCCATTGCTGTTGATAACCACATTACCGATATGGGTAAACAGCCTCTTAAGTTTAAAACAGATGTGGCCATGATGGGAAAGCTTGGTTATGATGTACGTGTGAATGAGTTAAGTAAGAATGATTTGCTTTTTAGTCAGAATGCAGTTAAAACCTATAATAGCTTAAAAGATATTATCTGGCATGGCCAGCAATACCGTTTACAGGATCCTTACGAAAATAAAATAGCTTCAATTACCTATGTAAACGATGCTAAAGATCAGGCTATTGTTTTTAATTACTATGTGGCAACCCTTTTTACCAATGGTGTGATATTACCGATTAAACTAAAAGGATTAGACCCTGCTAAAAAATATAAAATAGAAGAAATTAACCTGTATCCCGGTACTAAATCGCCTATTGACAGTACTAAAATTTACTCTGGCGACTTTTTAATGAAGGTAGGCTTTAACCCGGAAGCAAGTGCAAACAGAACAAGTGTGGTTTTAAAGGTACAGGCGATATAA